The genomic window GTCCGTCGACACCAGCGTCGATTGCACGCCATGCTGCTTGCAGCGTTTTTCGTACCAGACCTCGTTGCCGAGAATCTGGATCTTGGTCGGCACCAGCTCCAGGCAGGTCTCGCAGAGAGACTGAGTCTGGCCCCAGAAGATATAGGGACGCGACTTACGCAACGGCGCGTTCATGCCGGGATCTCGCTTTGGGCGCTGTCGCCAGCATGAAGGCGGCGTAGAGCAGGATGGACAGCGACAGCAGGTGAAACAGCGTGAAGGGGCCGATCAGCGTGCCATAGGGCTTGAGGAATTCCCACAGGAAGCGCTGTGCTCCATAATAGACGAGGACAAGATAGAAACCATTGGTGACCACAAAACCGTTTCGGTTCAAGACCGCCAGCGCATAGAGAAGCGCGAACACGCCCATGGCGGCGCTCTCGTAGAGCTGCACCGGATGGCGAAGGATGCCATCGCCGAAATCATGCCCGAAGGGCAGCCCCGTCGGCGTGCCGTAAGTGAAATCGTCGAGGCCTGCGAAGTAGCAGCCGAGCCGCCCGACCGCGATCCCGAGCGCCAGCGGCAAGGCAAAACGGGCGCCGGTTCGTACAGCGATGCCCGCGGACCATTTGTAGAGCTCGATCGCCACGATGCCGCCG from Bradyrhizobium zhanjiangense includes these protein-coding regions:
- a CDS encoding prolipoprotein diacylglyceryl transferase family protein, whose amino-acid sequence is MSGAFLHTVFDIAAWLAAAAAVYWLSRRRLEFPAQSFALPYVAALVFGAGLGAYLFGSVNLWLSGQSGIARSVEGALAGGIVAIELYKWSAGIAVRTGARFALPLALGIAVGRLGCYFAGLDDFTYGTPTGLPFGHDFGDGILRHPVQLYESAAMGVFALLYALAVLNRNGFVVTNGFYLVLVYYGAQRFLWEFLKPYGTLIGPFTLFHLLSLSILLYAAFMLATAPKARSRHERAVA